Proteins found in one Oncorhynchus keta strain PuntledgeMale-10-30-2019 chromosome 2, Oket_V2, whole genome shotgun sequence genomic segment:
- the LOC118361459 gene encoding zinc finger protein 678-like — MFGDRLRMPLRLTSRYRPDVFPVEFGPKYDAAIEKLMCQFLSRLEKLLPVSHFQQAAFLLSDVPSVLEECVESMSHPQQLKTLLQYHRDLGQLDNHDTLSSTVGDCILSALCLPPLERVIATEQTESGLDSATLTEYTEMEPGTSMNVVEREERVECERNNKLSIEFADPVDHENMEVHAGNEEEKVVGIGPVKDEMEDIVEEVDSRYETVMVIGADGVAQTYEDLSIKRKRSFRKPQIKTHKASVSHGEQITSIDMSDAIICSMLHKPLVKLQNIDTTNLMLPCRPVRQNKMKTLLARECKQTVTELTKEKTFMCGADMKRHQKIHTGECPFQCLQCRKRFQCHFDLTRHQQNNENDSEMYSDTVQKPEGGDTELASGTPLEATPEDSDSSSTSTPQDPSYESNQTEKRKQSKVCCICKKLLPKSYSMQVHMRSHSDLRPHKCPHCGQMFKNINDMRKHIVKIVCKVLRAESEEAQVHALTDSPLHCTECSRMFADPEKLDRHKLVLKPLKCTMCENSFNGVKPLKKHYLDVHKFSGPFLCTYCEKSDTDLAALLRHKRTHTGDLPYQCSYCPRKFNLSAVVVEHERIHTGDKSCLCWKCGKGFINNAKLKMHMLCAHRKPEDKHFSCSQCDKSYALQRTLQGHVARHHAGVRYPCTYIHAVSCFLACPH; from the exons atgtttggtgatcgactaaGAATGCCTTTGAGATTGACCAGTCGCTATCGACCG GATGTTTTTCCTGTGGAATTTGGTCCCAAGTATGATGCCGCAATAGAGAAACTCATGTGTCAGTTTCTTTCAAGACTTGAGAAGCTACTTCCAGTATCACATTTTCAACAG GCTGCATTCCTGCTCAGTGATGTTCCCTCTGTTCTGGAGGAATGTGTTGAGTCCATGTCTCACCCTCAGCAGCTGAAAACCCTGCTTCAGTACCACAGAGATCTCGGCCAGCTGGACAACCATG ATACTCTGTCTTCCACTGTTGGGGACTGCATTctctcagctctctgtctccctcctttagAAAGGGTGATTGCAACAGAACAAACAGAATCAGGACTGGACTCTGCAACACTGACAGAGTACACAGAGATGGAACCGGGGACAAGTATGAATGtagtagaaagagaggagagggtggaatgTGAGAGAAACAACAAACTATCTATAGAGTTTGCTGACCCTGTGGACCATGAGAACATGGAGGTTCATGCCGGTAATGAAGAAGAGAAGGTTGTGGGGATTGGACCAGTAAAAGATGAGATGGAAGATATTGTTGAAGAGGTGGACTCCAGGTACGAAACAGTGATGGTTATTGGGGCAGATGGGGTGGCGCAGACTTATGAAGatttaagtatcaaaaggaaGAGATCTTTCAGAAAGCCTCAAATAAAGACACATAAAGCCAGTGTAAGTCATGGAGAACAAATTACAAGCATAGACATGTCTGATGCGATCATATGCTCCATGCTTCACAAGCCTTTAGTGAAGCTACAAAATATTGACACTACTAACCTGATGCTGCCCTGTAGACCAGTTAGACAAAACAAGATGAAAACATTGCTAGCACGAGAATGTAAACAAACCGTGACAGAATTGACTAAAGAAAAAACATTCATGTGCGGTGCAGACATGAAGCGTCACCAGAAAATCCACACAGGGGAGTGCCCATTTCAGTGTCTCCAGTGTAGGAAGCGCTTCCAGTGCCATTTTGATCTGACGAGACATCAGCAAAATAATGAGAACGACTCTGAGATGTACAGTGATACAGTCCAAAAACCTGAAGGAGGGGACACAGAGCTGGCCAGTGGAACTCCTCTTGAGGCAACACCTGAGGACAGTGACTCATCCTCCACCAGTACACCCCAAGACCCATCTTACGAATCTAACCAGACTGAAAAACGCAAACAGTCAAAAGTGTGCTGCATTTGTAAAAAACTTTTGCCAAAATCTTACAGCATGCAAGTTCACATGAGATCCCACTCAGATCTGCGCCCTCACAAATGTCCTCATTGTGGGCAGATGTTCAAGAACATCAATGATATGAGAAAGCACATTGTAAAGATAGTGTGCAAGGTGCTGCGAGCTGAGTCTGAAGAGGCCCAAGTACATGCACTCACCGACAGCCCTCTCCACTGCACTGAGTGCAGTAGGATGTTTGCAGACCCAGAAAAGCTAGACAGGCATAAATTGGTGCTCAAGCCCTTGAAATGCACCATGTGTGAAAACAGCTTCAATGGTGTCAAGCCTCTCAAGAAACACTATCTGGATGTCCATAAATTCAGCGGGCCATTCCTCTGCACCTACTGTGAGAAAAGCGACACTGATTTAGCAGCTCTCCTCAGACACAAGAGGACTCACACCGGAGACCTCCCATACCAGTGCTCCTACTGTCCAAGGAAGTTCAACTTATCAGCGGTTGTTGTCGAacacgagagaatacacacaggagataaATCATGCCTTTGCTGGAAGTGTGGAAAGGGCTTTATCAACAATGCAAAACTGAAAATGCACATGCTATGTGCTCACAGAAAACCTGAAGATAAACACTTCTCCTGCTCCCAGTGTGACAAATCTTACGCGTTACAAAGGACGTTACAAGGCCATGTGGCGAGACATCATGCTGGGGTGCGTTATCCATGCACATATATCCATGCGGTAAGCTGTTTCTTAGCATGTCCTCATTGA